Proteins found in one archaeon genomic segment:
- a CDS encoding amidohydrolase, with protein sequence MGATVDFLADAKRIEPEIIKTRRTVHQRPELAYQEKETAKLVAEMLDSMGIEVRRGVGGTGVLGILKGGKKGRVVALRADMDALPLEELADVEFRSKEKGVMHACGHDTHVAMLLGAAKILAGHRKDLYGTVKFMFQPAEEHGGRGGAKPMIEDGVMRDPKVDFVFGLHIDSERKSGEFGLREGAIAAAPDTFRVKIVGRGGHGSAPHETIDPIYVAAHVILALQGVSSRMIDPVRPFVISIGAVHSGTKENIIPDVATLDGTIRTLDEATRKRAKTKVEEVAKRVTAAFGATAEVEFEKDAYPVTVNDPKATELAVRVLKKIPGTKVKKIEAILGGEDFSRFLQKAPGTFYFLGTDNPAKGCVYPNHSSKFKVDEDVLKLGTASLATLAYEFGNPKGPA encoded by the coding sequence GTGGGCGCCACCGTGGACTTCCTCGCGGACGCGAAGAGGATCGAGCCTGAGATAATCAAGACGAGGAGGACCGTTCACCAGAGGCCGGAGCTGGCATATCAGGAGAAGGAGACGGCGAAGCTCGTCGCCGAGATGCTGGACTCGATGGGAATAGAGGTTAGGCGTGGAGTCGGTGGGACGGGCGTCCTCGGGATTCTGAAGGGGGGGAAGAAGGGAAGAGTCGTTGCACTAAGGGCGGACATGGATGCGCTCCCGCTCGAGGAGCTTGCTGACGTGGAGTTCAGGTCCAAGGAGAAGGGAGTGATGCACGCATGCGGGCACGACACGCACGTGGCGATGCTGCTCGGAGCGGCGAAGATTCTCGCCGGGCATAGGAAGGACCTGTACGGGACTGTCAAGTTCATGTTCCAGCCGGCCGAGGAACACGGAGGGCGCGGAGGGGCGAAGCCGATGATCGAGGACGGGGTGATGAGGGACCCCAAGGTCGATTTCGTCTTCGGGCTGCACATCGACAGCGAGAGGAAGTCTGGGGAGTTCGGGCTCAGGGAGGGGGCGATCGCAGCTGCTCCGGACACGTTCAGGGTGAAGATCGTGGGGAGGGGCGGGCACGGCTCTGCGCCTCATGAGACCATCGACCCGATCTACGTCGCCGCCCACGTCATACTTGCGCTGCAGGGCGTCTCCTCGAGGATGATCGACCCGGTGAGGCCATTCGTCATCTCGATCGGGGCGGTGCACTCCGGGACCAAGGAGAACATCATACCGGACGTGGCCACCCTCGACGGCACCATCAGGACCCTCGACGAGGCTACGAGGAAGAGGGCAAAGACGAAGGTGGAGGAGGTAGCAAAGCGCGTGACGGCAGCGTTCGGTGCGACCGCCGAGGTCGAGTTCGAGAAGGACGCCTACCCGGTCACCGTCAACGACCCCAAGGCGACGGAATTGGCCGTCCGCGTCCTGAAGAAGATCCCGGGGACGAAGGTCAAGAAGATAGAAGCGATCCTGGGAGGAGAGGACTTCTCGAGGTTCCTTCAGAAGGCTCCGGGGACGTTCTATTTCCTGGGAACGGACAACCCGGCAAAGGGATGCGTCTACCCGAACCACAGCTCGAAGTTCAAGGTCGACGAGGACGTCTTGAAGCTCGGGACCGCCTCCCTGGCGACGCTGGCGTACGAGTTCGGGAACCCAAAGGGCCCCGCGTAG
- a CDS encoding DUF998 domain-containing protein encodes MALSDAAKTGAAIFVGAVQFGIFLVVAEALYPEYSVYGNAISDLGANCTDGVCVIQPSSSLVFEASVIILGLLVITGAYYFMRAFKWKPGAAIVGIAGLGAVGVGLFPETTGAVHGIFSLITFLFAGLSALVVARFQRKPMFYFSIILGSLTLVALLLYASKLYLGLGQGGMERMVAYPALLWAVGFGGHLMNLD; translated from the coding sequence ATGGCGCTGTCGGACGCGGCCAAAACCGGCGCCGCGATCTTCGTCGGGGCAGTCCAGTTTGGCATCTTCCTGGTAGTCGCCGAGGCGCTCTACCCGGAATACAGCGTGTACGGCAACGCAATCAGCGACCTGGGGGCCAACTGTACGGACGGAGTTTGTGTCATACAGCCCTCCTCTTCACTGGTGTTCGAAGCATCGGTGATAATTCTCGGCCTGCTCGTAATCACTGGAGCATACTACTTCATGCGGGCCTTCAAGTGGAAGCCCGGCGCAGCAATCGTCGGGATCGCCGGGCTCGGGGCCGTCGGCGTAGGCCTCTTCCCAGAGACGACTGGGGCGGTCCACGGCATCTTCTCCCTGATCACGTTCCTCTTCGCAGGCCTCTCGGCGCTCGTCGTCGCACGATTCCAAAGGAAGCCGATGTTCTACTTCTCCATCATCCTTGGATCTCTGACGCTGGTGGCCCTCCTGCTCTACGCAAGCAAGCTCTACCTGGGCCTCGGTCAGGGCGGAATGGAGCGGATGGTCGCGTACCCCGCCCTCCTCTGGGCCGTCGGGTTCGGCGGCCACCTGATGAACCTGGACTGA
- a CDS encoding DUF1634 domain-containing protein, translating into MIHSSSLQVGIGWILRVGVIASLVLESAGLLLRYAQTGDASISLTPYWLANSGNFFAFLQSALSSLGGGLTSISLIELGLAVLVLTPYARMLAALVYYSLERDRKYVAITFTVFLIINLGLFLL; encoded by the coding sequence ATGATCCACTCCTCTTCCCTACAGGTTGGTATCGGCTGGATCCTTCGAGTGGGGGTCATAGCGAGCCTTGTCCTCGAGTCCGCGGGCCTTCTCCTGCGCTACGCCCAGACCGGCGACGCTTCCATCTCACTCACTCCCTACTGGCTGGCGAACAGCGGCAACTTCTTCGCCTTCCTCCAGTCGGCCCTCTCCTCCCTAGGAGGAGGTCTGACCTCGATTTCACTCATCGAGCTGGGCCTCGCAGTGCTGGTCCTGACCCCTTACGCACGGATGCTCGCCGCGCTCGTCTACTACTCCCTCGAGCGGGACCGGAAGTACGTCGCAATCACCTTCACAGTCTTCCTAATCATCAACCTCGGACTCTTCCTGTTGTAG
- a CDS encoding aminopeptidase P family protein, whose amino-acid sequence MNKSMSGSRASRLRAELERSGLDGVVVVPGPNLRYFTGVDSLLLERPFMLLVPSEGEARLIAPELEAGPYRDCEMPMKIHSWTDSQGSAGAIGKALADVEMKGKWGVEGKVPFLFLSKVMKRTRTKFEDAEPILQGLREVKDPEEVRLLKKAGRILSDSFEEFPGILREGRSEIEVGKSATELIYEHGATKVDAMLVQSGPRAADPHSLPSSRKVRKGEGVIFDVGATFEGYYADITRTICVGKAPEVERVYERVLEAEEKGIKKAGAGTRVGAVDGAARGTLEKAGLGRYFIHRTGHGLGLEVHEAPYIVEGGKEKLGEGMCFTVEPGAYIRGKLGVRIEDDVLVEGGDGVAITDTPKEFGWWS is encoded by the coding sequence ATGAACAAGAGCATGAGCGGTTCGAGAGCCTCGAGGCTAAGGGCTGAATTAGAGAGGTCCGGGCTCGACGGGGTCGTGGTCGTCCCAGGCCCGAATCTGAGGTACTTCACCGGGGTCGACTCGCTCCTTCTGGAAAGGCCGTTCATGCTGCTCGTGCCCTCGGAGGGCGAGGCGAGGCTGATAGCCCCAGAGCTGGAGGCAGGGCCCTACAGGGACTGCGAGATGCCAATGAAGATACACTCCTGGACCGATTCACAGGGATCGGCCGGGGCCATCGGAAAGGCTCTCGCAGATGTCGAGATGAAGGGAAAGTGGGGGGTCGAGGGGAAGGTCCCGTTCCTGTTCCTGAGCAAGGTGATGAAGAGGACGAGAACGAAGTTCGAGGATGCGGAGCCGATCCTGCAGGGCCTCCGGGAGGTCAAAGACCCAGAAGAGGTCAGGCTCCTGAAGAAGGCAGGGAGGATCCTGAGCGACTCCTTCGAAGAGTTTCCAGGCATCCTAAGGGAGGGCAGGTCGGAGATTGAGGTTGGGAAGTCGGCGACGGAGCTGATCTACGAACATGGCGCGACGAAGGTAGACGCGATGCTGGTCCAGTCGGGGCCGAGGGCTGCAGACCCCCATTCGCTGCCGTCCTCGAGGAAGGTGAGGAAGGGCGAAGGGGTGATCTTCGACGTGGGGGCGACCTTCGAGGGGTACTACGCCGACATCACGAGGACGATTTGCGTAGGGAAGGCGCCGGAGGTCGAGAGGGTCTACGAGAGGGTCCTGGAGGCGGAGGAGAAGGGCATCAAGAAAGCGGGTGCGGGGACAAGGGTCGGGGCCGTCGACGGGGCCGCGAGGGGGACACTCGAGAAGGCGGGACTGGGGCGGTACTTCATCCACAGGACGGGCCACGGCCTGGGCCTGGAGGTGCACGAGGCCCCGTACATTGTTGAGGGAGGGAAGGAGAAGCTTGGAGAAGGGATGTGCTTCACTGTCGAGCCAGGCGCGTACATCAGAGGGAAGCTGGGGGTGAGGATCGAGGATGACGTTCTCGTCGAAGGTGGAGATGGCGTGGCGATCACTGACACGCCCAAAGAATTCGGCTGGTGGAGCTAG
- a CDS encoding helix-turn-helix domain-containing protein, whose amino-acid sequence MSQSELDSVLGTVENPVRRRIIARLSQRPNYQLQLSKELAISQQLVAKHLGNMEEAGLVSTLLEDSPRGPQRKEYMLRKSLSVTIDLAPNLFRARVFSFGAVPGVDEHEEHAQLMAQASDAFRYPDEASRLRPLTRVVAEVDRKLTEMEEERAVLLYLRALALKEAAKLTTTLASSDRKRVLRYLMREQRDGIGDMSASLGLQQQVVGSILEEIEKDLGASE is encoded by the coding sequence ATGAGCCAGTCAGAGCTTGACTCCGTCCTGGGTACAGTAGAGAATCCGGTAAGAAGGAGGATCATCGCCAGGCTGAGCCAGAGGCCCAACTATCAGCTCCAGCTGTCGAAGGAGCTGGCGATCAGTCAGCAGCTCGTTGCGAAGCACCTCGGGAACATGGAGGAGGCGGGCCTGGTCAGCACTCTCCTGGAGGACAGTCCCCGCGGGCCGCAGAGGAAGGAGTACATGCTCAGGAAGAGCCTCTCAGTCACGATAGACCTCGCGCCCAACCTGTTCAGGGCGAGAGTCTTCTCTTTCGGAGCCGTCCCCGGCGTGGACGAGCACGAGGAGCACGCGCAGCTGATGGCTCAGGCGAGCGATGCGTTCCGCTATCCTGACGAGGCTTCGAGGCTGAGGCCCCTGACGAGGGTCGTGGCCGAAGTCGACAGGAAGCTCACGGAGATGGAGGAGGAGAGGGCGGTCCTACTTTACTTGAGGGCTCTCGCGCTCAAGGAGGCAGCGAAGCTGACTACTACGCTGGCCAGTTCGGACAGGAAGAGGGTCCTGAGGTATCTGATGAGGGAGCAGAGAGACGGAATCGGCGACATGTCGGCATCGCTGGGCCTGCAGCAGCAGGTCGTCGGCAGCATCCTGGAAGAGATAGAGAAGGACCTCGGGGCCTCGGAGTAA
- a CDS encoding DUF429 domain-containing protein — MRTPVVVGLDLAGSERRDTGFCSMDSAMRCTTKVLHSDGEIMASTLAARPKVVSIDAPLFLPKGRLSLDVKGPPHFRECDKELLRMHIKFFPISLGPMRMLTKRGMALRAQLEGAGLEVVESFPGAIQDLLGMPRKQAGLEKLSRALKRYGIGFSSRTSRTHDELDAVTSALVGLMYLKGEYRAIGDPEEGLMILPATGSDREQVV, encoded by the coding sequence ATGAGGACCCCCGTCGTAGTGGGACTCGACCTGGCCGGGAGCGAACGGCGCGACACCGGCTTCTGCTCGATGGACTCCGCGATGCGATGCACGACGAAGGTCCTTCACTCCGACGGAGAAATCATGGCCTCCACCCTCGCGGCAAGACCGAAGGTCGTGAGCATCGACGCGCCGCTCTTCCTCCCGAAGGGGCGCCTAAGCCTCGACGTGAAGGGCCCTCCGCATTTCAGGGAGTGCGACAAGGAACTCCTCAGGATGCACATCAAATTCTTCCCCATATCGCTGGGCCCGATGCGGATGCTGACCAAGCGGGGGATGGCGCTACGGGCCCAACTCGAAGGAGCTGGCCTGGAGGTGGTCGAGAGCTTCCCGGGGGCCATCCAGGACCTGCTAGGCATGCCGCGCAAGCAGGCGGGCCTTGAGAAGCTGTCGCGGGCGCTGAAGCGATATGGCATCGGGTTCTCCTCTCGCACTTCGAGGACCCACGACGAGCTAGATGCCGTCACCTCGGCCCTGGTCGGCCTGATGTACCTCAAGGGCGAGTACCGTGCGATCGGCGACCCGGAAGAGGGTCTGATGATACTGCCCGCGACTGGTTCTGACCGCGAACAAGTCGTATGA
- a CDS encoding extradiol ring-cleavage dioxygenase, translating into MTLVYGCIAPHGGEVIPALAGDKARLFAETRRGMRELAERMKRARPSTIVLASPHNLRLLKHIGVVVSENTSGEVREGEARVALKAKCDVELGLKVIEEGERAGLPVVGANYGGLEGPLSNLAMDWGTLIPLWFFMRGARPKPRVLVVTPSRGISLRLNFQFGAALARVVQKSRGRVAFVASADQAHAHSKDGPYGFSERAAEYDALVVDLVKRNRLGDLLKIPASLVEEAKPDSLWQMAMLAGAQSVVPMVGELISYQVPSYFGLLCATYSPT; encoded by the coding sequence ATGACCCTCGTCTATGGATGCATAGCTCCCCACGGGGGAGAAGTCATACCGGCTCTGGCGGGAGACAAGGCGAGGCTCTTCGCGGAGACCCGCAGGGGAATGCGGGAGCTTGCGGAGAGGATGAAGAGGGCCAGGCCGAGCACCATCGTGCTGGCCAGCCCGCACAACCTGAGACTGCTCAAACACATCGGGGTGGTCGTCTCAGAGAACACTTCGGGTGAGGTCAGGGAAGGCGAGGCGCGCGTCGCGCTGAAAGCGAAGTGCGACGTTGAGCTTGGATTGAAAGTGATTGAAGAGGGTGAAAGGGCTGGTCTCCCGGTCGTCGGTGCCAACTATGGAGGGCTTGAAGGTCCTCTCTCCAACCTTGCGATGGACTGGGGCACCTTGATCCCCCTGTGGTTTTTCATGAGGGGTGCGAGGCCAAAGCCGAGAGTGCTCGTGGTCACGCCGTCGAGGGGCATCTCTCTGAGGCTCAACTTCCAGTTCGGAGCCGCCCTCGCCAGGGTGGTCCAGAAGTCGAGGGGGAGGGTCGCCTTCGTCGCGAGCGCAGACCAGGCCCATGCGCACAGCAAGGATGGCCCTTACGGGTTCAGCGAGAGGGCGGCCGAGTACGACGCTCTGGTCGTAGACTTGGTAAAAAGGAACAGACTGGGAGATCTGTTGAAGATACCTGCAAGCCTCGTAGAGGAGGCCAAGCCGGACAGTCTATGGCAGATGGCGATGCTCGCAGGCGCTCAGTCGGTGGTCCCGATGGTTGGAGAGCTCATCTCGTATCAAGTTCCCTCCTACTTCGGGCTCCTCTGCGCAACCTACTCTCCGACTTGA
- a CDS encoding HAD-IA family hydrolase: MRTRVVFFDLGGTLLVMRRDKIFSRVLSASGFTVPLESVHRAYVGNEPWWLSRYGNRELTPDQTEEAYREKDAMVFAALFPEERKEKAIEVSKLARSMWPQLEKDIPLELYPDAEPVMEELVNDGYSVGLVSNAPPDTSKVVESLGLDRYASTVVISGLVGCSKPSPEIFRIALRRAGFSPEEAVHVGDVYEADVVGARSAGMLGVLIDRDDTQSGLECPRIRSLLDVYRHLE, encoded by the coding sequence GTGAGAACAAGAGTAGTCTTCTTCGACCTTGGCGGGACGCTCCTCGTCATGAGGAGGGACAAGATCTTCTCCCGGGTCCTCTCCGCCTCAGGATTTACCGTCCCCCTTGAGTCCGTCCACAGAGCCTACGTGGGAAACGAGCCCTGGTGGCTCTCAAGGTACGGGAACCGCGAACTCACCCCTGATCAGACCGAGGAAGCCTACCGGGAGAAGGACGCGATGGTCTTCGCCGCACTATTCCCCGAAGAGCGGAAGGAGAAGGCGATAGAAGTCTCCAAGCTCGCACGCTCCATGTGGCCCCAACTCGAGAAGGACATCCCGCTCGAACTCTACCCAGATGCAGAGCCAGTCATGGAGGAGCTGGTCAACGACGGATATTCAGTCGGCCTGGTCTCCAACGCTCCGCCGGACACCTCCAAAGTGGTAGAGTCTCTTGGCTTGGACAGGTACGCCTCGACCGTGGTCATCTCTGGGTTAGTCGGATGCTCGAAGCCGAGCCCGGAAATCTTCCGGATAGCGTTGCGCCGGGCCGGCTTCTCTCCCGAGGAGGCCGTGCATGTCGGTGACGTCTACGAAGCAGACGTGGTCGGAGCGCGGAGCGCAGGCATGCTGGGGGTTTTGATAGACCGAGACGATACGCAGTCGGGGCTCGAGTGTCCGAGAATCAGGTCGCTTCTCGACGTCTACAGACACCTCGAGTGA
- a CDS encoding proline dehydrogenase family protein, giving the protein MGLKELVLLRLARRWISGVDFESAIKDAKKANSRGLGVIVNFLGEEIKDPSTADLHAAEYARLQDAMAAEGIKGAPSVKLTQLGLLSGEAQASARLERLIQNSERHGQWLWMDMEGSPFTDQTISVYLRALEAHKNLGVALQAYMRRSPDDLKALLDKGGKVRLVKGAYREDSSKVYKTRAEVRENYRKLMSELFERGQSFAIGTHDSVLINEARRLADSSHADFEFEMLKGIRDELKGELVRSGYKVSEYLPYGDQWYAYSKRRMSEHPSNIWLLLRSLV; this is encoded by the coding sequence TTGGGACTGAAGGAGCTAGTACTCCTGAGGCTGGCCAGACGCTGGATTTCAGGGGTCGACTTCGAGTCGGCGATCAAGGACGCCAAGAAGGCAAACTCCCGGGGCCTAGGCGTGATTGTCAATTTTCTAGGCGAAGAGATCAAGGACCCCTCGACCGCCGACCTCCACGCGGCCGAGTACGCGAGACTCCAGGACGCCATGGCAGCGGAAGGGATCAAGGGCGCCCCTTCTGTGAAGCTGACCCAGCTTGGCCTGCTCTCCGGCGAAGCTCAAGCCTCGGCCCGCCTCGAGAGGCTCATCCAGAACTCCGAGCGCCATGGGCAGTGGCTCTGGATGGACATGGAAGGGTCTCCCTTCACCGACCAGACCATCTCGGTCTACCTCCGGGCGCTCGAGGCGCACAAGAACCTCGGGGTCGCCCTCCAGGCCTACATGAGGCGCAGTCCCGACGACCTCAAGGCCCTCCTGGACAAGGGCGGAAAGGTACGACTGGTCAAAGGGGCCTACAGAGAGGACTCTTCCAAGGTGTACAAGACGAGGGCTGAGGTCCGAGAGAACTACCGCAAGCTCATGTCCGAGCTCTTCGAACGGGGACAGAGCTTCGCAATCGGGACCCACGACTCAGTGCTGATCAACGAAGCCAGGAGACTGGCAGACTCGAGCCACGCGGACTTCGAGTTCGAGATGCTAAAGGGCATACGAGACGAGCTGAAGGGCGAGCTGGTCAGGTCGGGCTACAAGGTCTCCGAGTACCTCCCCTACGGAGACCAATGGTACGCCTACTCGAAGCGCCGGATGTCGGAGCACCCGAGCAACATCTGGCTCCTCCTCAGGTCCCTGGTCTGA
- a CDS encoding MBL fold metallo-hydrolase, which produces MYATRVADRVYLLDTHALGVPGTVAAYLVKGPNPTLIDCGYASSYQAVLAGLEEAGVAAEEIRYLIPTHVHLDHAGAAGRLLKSMPKAEVVAHERGVPHLVDPARLMESATRVFGPAIMALYGSPDPIPAERVTSVGQERRIDLGEGLWARVVYTPGHAPHQVSVLLEGTGLVATADAVGIIYPGFRSLIPTTPPASFDPPRLSSSLESLSRMNPVKLLVPHFGVRDDPAWVIGETRRLVEEWVGKVRKLNSQGAELEEVAKELEEEVAAKEGTALPVYAQVSIRASAMGILHYLEKNP; this is translated from the coding sequence TTGTACGCGACCAGGGTCGCCGATAGGGTCTACCTTCTGGACACCCACGCGCTGGGCGTCCCGGGCACAGTAGCAGCTTACCTCGTCAAGGGCCCGAACCCGACGCTGATCGACTGCGGGTACGCTTCTTCGTACCAGGCAGTGCTCGCCGGCCTTGAGGAGGCAGGTGTCGCAGCGGAGGAGATCAGGTACCTCATCCCCACCCATGTACACTTGGACCATGCGGGCGCGGCCGGGAGGCTGTTGAAGTCGATGCCCAAGGCGGAGGTCGTCGCCCACGAGCGGGGGGTCCCCCACCTGGTAGACCCTGCCCGGCTGATGGAGAGCGCGACGAGGGTCTTCGGACCTGCAATCATGGCTCTGTACGGTTCCCCGGACCCGATCCCCGCGGAGAGGGTCACTTCGGTCGGGCAGGAGCGCCGCATAGACCTCGGCGAGGGGCTCTGGGCGAGGGTCGTCTACACCCCGGGGCACGCTCCGCACCAGGTCTCGGTGCTGTTAGAGGGGACAGGGTTGGTGGCGACCGCGGACGCGGTGGGCATCATCTATCCCGGGTTCCGCTCGCTGATCCCCACAACCCCGCCGGCGAGCTTCGACCCTCCGAGGCTCTCTTCCTCGCTCGAGTCCCTCTCGAGAATGAACCCAGTCAAGCTCCTCGTGCCCCACTTCGGGGTGAGGGACGACCCCGCGTGGGTCATCGGAGAGACTCGGAGGCTCGTGGAGGAGTGGGTAGGCAAGGTGAGGAAGCTGAATTCGCAAGGCGCTGAGCTGGAAGAGGTGGCGAAGGAACTCGAGGAGGAGGTCGCAGCGAAAGAGGGGACCGCCTTGCCTGTGTACGCGCAGGTCTCTATCAGGGCGTCCGCGATGGGGATACTACACTATCTCGAAAAGAATCCTTGA
- a CDS encoding sulfite exporter TauE/SafE family protein has product MIGLAEALLFAVAAGLIGSILGLGGAMILTPVLVYFGVPIKYAIAASMVAIIATSSGSASSYVRDGLSNVRAAFFLELFTSVGAIVGAVITTLVAPASFLYFLFAGFLATSFYGLTGRVRSPPAGPTTQDALSQSLSLEGSYPDRASGQEVQYKLSRPLLAGPAMFVAGLAAGMLGIGGGAFKTAVQELIMGMPSKVATATSNFMIGMTALAGASVYFSSGLIYLDLAAPLAIGTTIGAFVGARFLPRLEDKALRVLFLVVLAVLMVEMVYKGLSPA; this is encoded by the coding sequence TTGATCGGTCTCGCCGAAGCCCTGCTCTTCGCAGTGGCGGCCGGGCTGATCGGGTCCATACTCGGCCTGGGCGGCGCCATGATCCTCACGCCGGTGCTTGTCTACTTCGGGGTCCCGATAAAGTACGCAATAGCTGCGAGCATGGTGGCGATCATCGCCACCTCCAGCGGCTCTGCTTCCTCCTACGTTCGCGACGGCCTCTCGAACGTCAGGGCCGCCTTCTTCCTCGAGCTCTTCACCTCTGTGGGGGCGATAGTAGGCGCGGTCATAACCACCCTCGTCGCGCCTGCCTCCTTCCTCTACTTCCTCTTCGCGGGCTTCCTCGCGACCTCGTTCTATGGACTGACCGGCCGCGTCAGGAGCCCTCCCGCCGGCCCTACGACCCAGGACGCGCTGTCCCAGTCCCTCAGCCTTGAGGGATCCTACCCCGACCGCGCTTCAGGCCAGGAGGTCCAGTACAAGCTGTCACGGCCGCTCCTGGCGGGGCCGGCAATGTTCGTAGCAGGCCTCGCAGCAGGGATGCTCGGGATCGGCGGAGGCGCCTTCAAGACAGCCGTCCAGGAGCTGATAATGGGCATGCCTTCCAAGGTCGCCACGGCCACGAGCAACTTCATGATCGGGATGACCGCTCTGGCAGGGGCCTCGGTGTACTTCTCATCGGGCCTCATCTACCTAGACTTGGCCGCCCCCCTCGCCATAGGGACGACCATCGGGGCCTTCGTCGGAGCGAGGTTCCTTCCCCGGCTCGAGGACAAGGCATTGCGGGTCCTGTTCCTCGTCGTGCTCGCGGTGTTGATGGTGGAGATGGTCTACAAGGGGCTCTCCCCTGCATGA
- the polX gene encoding DNA polymerase/3'-5' exonuclease PolX: protein MRNQDVAELLDRLAELVEANGEDRFKVIAYRRAATSIRNLEEDIEAVWRDKRLEEVKYVGEGIARKTDEYLTTGKVRLLEQLSEKTPPGVPALMKIQGVGPRTAYKLSHDLGIKSVAELEAALKDGRLDGEFGPSVRDSILVGISRFKSFEKKLLLPEAEGVFQKMKSYFGALGIEVGMAGSLRRGKSTVGDLDLLATDKKAIAALVKCPGVAQVLESGGRRASVKLEGGVQVDVRVFGTGEFGAALLYFTGSKDHNIALRSLAVGKGWKLNEYGLYGKKGEKLAGRTEEEVYQKLGLEFVPPELREDRGEIDAAREKNLPRLVKHEELRGDLQMHTTWSDGSASLEEMARGAKERGYEYAAITDHSVSVRVANGLSEERFRREWKEIEKLNDELSPFRVLKAVEVEIKSDGSLDFERKFLEEFDVVGASLHQNFRQSGEKLTERAVRALSNPEVNFMCHPTNRLIGRREGNPLDLEKVIKTAKENGKWLEVDGQPERLDLDEVWARRAVEAGVPLVIDSDAHSVGELDNVAYGVLTARRGWVEAKDVMNTGSLRALLNAVA from the coding sequence TTGAGGAATCAGGACGTCGCGGAGCTCCTCGACAGGCTCGCTGAGCTGGTCGAAGCCAACGGGGAGGACAGGTTCAAGGTGATCGCCTACAGAAGGGCGGCGACAAGCATCAGGAACCTGGAGGAGGACATCGAGGCGGTCTGGAGGGACAAGCGCCTGGAGGAGGTCAAGTATGTCGGGGAAGGTATAGCGAGGAAGACTGATGAATATCTGACCACCGGCAAGGTGAGGTTGCTGGAGCAGCTCTCCGAGAAGACGCCCCCGGGCGTCCCGGCCCTCATGAAGATCCAGGGGGTCGGGCCGAGAACGGCGTACAAACTCTCCCATGACCTCGGGATCAAAAGCGTGGCCGAGCTCGAGGCGGCGCTCAAGGACGGCAGGCTGGACGGCGAGTTCGGCCCCTCCGTCAGGGACTCGATCCTAGTCGGGATTAGCCGGTTCAAGAGCTTCGAGAAGAAACTGCTCCTGCCCGAGGCGGAGGGAGTCTTTCAGAAGATGAAGTCGTACTTCGGTGCGCTCGGGATCGAGGTCGGGATGGCCGGGAGCCTGAGGAGAGGGAAGAGCACGGTAGGAGACCTTGACCTGCTAGCCACGGACAAGAAGGCCATCGCCGCGCTCGTGAAGTGCCCAGGAGTCGCTCAGGTCCTGGAGAGCGGCGGAAGGAGGGCTAGTGTGAAGCTCGAGGGCGGCGTCCAGGTGGACGTCAGGGTCTTCGGGACAGGTGAGTTCGGTGCCGCACTGCTCTACTTCACAGGGTCGAAGGACCACAACATCGCCCTGAGGAGCCTGGCGGTCGGGAAGGGTTGGAAGTTGAACGAGTACGGGCTGTATGGGAAGAAGGGGGAGAAGCTCGCTGGCAGGACCGAGGAGGAGGTCTATCAGAAGCTGGGGCTCGAGTTTGTCCCGCCCGAGTTGAGGGAAGACAGAGGTGAAATCGACGCCGCGAGAGAAAAGAACCTCCCGAGGCTCGTGAAGCACGAGGAGCTCAGGGGAGACCTGCAGATGCACACGACCTGGAGCGACGGGTCCGCGAGCCTTGAGGAGATGGCAAGGGGGGCGAAGGAAAGGGGGTATGAGTACGCGGCGATTACTGATCACTCGGTCTCGGTCAGGGTCGCGAACGGGCTCTCAGAGGAGAGGTTCAGGAGGGAGTGGAAGGAGATCGAGAAACTGAACGATGAGCTGTCTCCTTTCAGGGTCCTGAAGGCGGTCGAGGTGGAGATCAAGAGCGACGGAAGCCTGGACTTTGAGCGGAAGTTCTTGGAGGAGTTCGACGTGGTGGGCGCTTCCCTCCATCAGAACTTCAGGCAGAGCGGGGAGAAGCTCACCGAGAGGGCGGTGAGGGCGCTCTCGAATCCGGAGGTGAATTTCATGTGCCACCCGACAAACCGGCTGATCGGAAGGAGGGAGGGCAACCCTCTCGACCTAGAGAAGGTGATCAAGACCGCGAAGGAGAACGGGAAGTGGCTGGAGGTGGACGGGCAGCCTGAGAGGCTGGACCTCGACGAGGTGTGGGCCAGGAGGGCAGTCGAGGCGGGAGTCCCCCTAGTCATAGACTCGGACGCCCACTCAGTCGGAGAGCTGGACAACGTCGCGTACGGCGTGTTGACTGCGAGGAGGGGATGGGTCGAAGCGAAGGACGTAATGAACACAGGGAGCCTCAGAGCGCTGTTGAACGCAGTCGCATAG